TTATATATGGATCGAAGACATCTtcacgttttttttttttcttttaattataagaGATAATTATACCAAAGCACTCTAGTTACATTTGGAACATATTGGTGACTATATAGGTATATATTCTTAGgcacaaaatcaaaagaaaggtttttctattaaaaaaattgacaataTCTGTATAGAGACCATCAATTCACTATAGAGACGAAGCAATACAAAATGGGAGCTAACAACAATGGATAGGCTCCAACTCCCAATTCTCCAAACTTTTCTCTCAATCCCTAGCTCTCTTAAGAAACCCAAAAGACCAGCCAATCTCTACCATCTGGGGATTGAAAGATGAGCTTAAATAGACATTGGTCTGAAAGCCCCAAAATAGCTAAATATTACAAATGGCCAATTTTCTATTCAACTACacatatagaaaagaaaagaaagtgaaagAGGAGCCAAACATCACATTTTCAATTGACTTGCTTgggaaaataaaattctaactaGACAATTTTGTAAAACAATGTTGCAATAGAATCTCAACAGTAATATGCATGTATACTCTGTCATTTAACAGAAGAATCAATCAACGACATGCTCCTCATTTGCCTTTACTTCTTGAATTTCGGGCCATTATAGATACATTTTCAACCTCCCCGCCTTCTAGCGTCTTTGGTCCTCCTTGAGGCTCAACTGCAACTTTAATCTATATGATTTAGAAAATCTTTTTATTAGCAtaacaatcacatcttcaattGCACTGCTTTGTCCTTACATTTTATAATTGTTAAAATCAATCGCATGCTTTTTACTTGGATTCTTGCAACTCTGGAAGtattaaatagaaaaagaaaacaacaacaacaacaacaacaacaacaacatattgAAAGAATCGATTCCAACTATCAAACGAAGCCTCAGTTTCATGGGTTTCTTAGCTCCTAACATTAACGGTCCATCCTCCTGTTGGTTGTGGTTAAAGTGCTAATTTTAAGCTGCGAAGTGATGTGGATTTGGTTTGATCAATTCGGACCAAAGTTATTGTACCCTTTCTTTTTCCGTCACCTTTTTTATTGTCTTCTGGCCTTTTCCATTTTTGGTGGACTTATagttctctttgtttttatctattttttattttagctttGTAACTATTGCTTTTCTTCAGTAAAttgtagtttatatatatatatatatatatatatatatatatatatatatatatatatacacacaaaaatcTCTTTTGTAGTAGTAATTAGACAAGATAATACACAAAAAACTGCTCAATAGAATTTCATTGAATATAGATTATAGGACAACATTGGGAATAATACTTCCTTGATTTCAATtgaaatcttaaaaataaataaaaaaatactcgaAAACAATAGTTAACAAACTCCAATTTACTAAATTGAAcagataaaatttttaattgcttATTAAATGGATGGTCAAAAATTTTTAGTGACATTATTGACCACGGTTTAAAATTCATGTGAAAAGTTTCAAAGAATTTAAACATGTTGAGAATTGAACTTTCTTGTTTAGTTggtttattaataaaaacaccTGACATAGtgatattttcttaataatttgAGCGTGtcaacaagaaaaattaataaaatattttttgtttgaaaagtattttaaatgtttaatccTAAGAATTCAAATGATCATCACAAATTATTGGAGCTTCTATGAAACTTCAAaggtataattatttttttaaaattataaaggtcttttgttttcatttaatttaataaccACTACTATTCCAATCacttttactaatttttttttaaatgtattgacAAATCATATTAAAGTTATTTAGAAGGATAACATTAAAGTATGTTATACTTTTGGTTcctaaagaaaaattaaactaacttattgaattaaaatataattaaaggattaaaatataattttggtCCTTTTTAAGTCAattgaaaaagaattaaaaaaatggattaatTTCCAACATTTCCCGGCATACGTATAAACCCACAAATCTAATTGCCCTCTCATTCCTTGACTTTATCAGACTTGCAAACATCTGACAATTTCCCAAAAAATTAATGCGCAAAAACTATGGAAAAAGTCCACGTAGAGCCTCATTTATTTCAACTGCCACCTTGCTCTCTTCTTTCACATGACACGGCTTCCATTAATGATTAATTTGTGCATTTATATAAACCTCACCACCTTCTTCTCAATCATGCAAAGTGAAAaccatatacacacacacacacacactactCCATAGAATCCCACATCATCTTTCTCTAGctatctctctctatctctctttcaCAATGGATGAGTTCTTTAGTTCAGATGAATTCATGGTGATGATTGTCCCACTCATAGTTTACTGGGTTTATTCAGGCTTGTATGAGATGCTTGGCTCTTTAGACAACTATAGACTCCATTCCAGAAGAGATGAAGATACCAAGAACTTAGTTTCCAAGCTTGATGTCTTCAAAGGAGTTCTTTTCCAACAAAGTCTTCAAGCTGCCACTACATTCCTCATCTTCAAGGTACacatatatccatatatatatatacctccatatatatatacatacatatatatatctttaaatattaatcttatatataattaatattcatcatcatcttcttcttcttattctgaTCAGTTAACACATGATCCCAATCAATCTAAAACAACCAGCACAAGTACTACATCATCTTTTCCGACACTGGCTCGGCAAATCTTCGTCGCAATGTTCGTATTGGATGCATGGCAATACATGGTTCACCGGTGCATGCATTCAAACAAGTTCTTGTACAGAAACTTCCACTCATGGCATCACAGGGTTGTTGCACCCTATGCTTTTGCAGCTCAGTACAACCACCCTTTGGATGGATTTCTCACAGAGGCTTTAAGTGGAGCTATGGCCTTCTTCATCTCAGGGATGTCAGCAAGGAcatcaatcttcttcttctcatttacAACCATTAAAGGGATTGATGATCACTGTGGTCTTGTTTTGCCATGGAATCCTTTTCAGTTGTTGTTCAGTAACAACACTGCTTATCATGATGTGCATCACCAGCTTTCTGGAAGCAAGTGTAACTTCTCACAACCTTTCTTTGTTGTGTGGGATAAGGTTTTTGGGACTTATGCTCCTTATAGtattaaaaagagagaaggtGGTGGATATGAAGCAAGGGCCTTAAAGAGTTGTGATAATTAGTACTGGTGTAGGTGAAACCGTGAAAGTTGTTAGCTTTAACAGTGTGGAAAGATAAAGGAACAAACAGGCTTGTCAAGTTGTACTTACGAAGTCGGGCATTATGTaacctacatatatatatagaaacatcttcatgttttttttttcttttacttttaattataaGAGATAATTATATCAAAGCACTCCAGTTACATTTGGAACATAATTGCtgcaacaatatatatatatatatatcaaaagcgCTCAAACAAGGCGCAAGATGCCTGTTTTAGACCATAAATAGCTCGATAAATTAAGATGACAAATATACCGAGAAAGATGAGAGAGACCAGGAGGGGATCATGTAAACATTCTCAGAAAGTTTgccatgtaaaaaaatattggtcACATCTACCTGATGAAGTAGCCAGCAACGAGTGGTtgcaatagtaaaaaaaaacgaACAGTTGCCAAATTGGGCACATGAGCAAATGTTTCCTCATAACCAATTAATGTCATACTCCTGAGTAAAATCATGAGCAACAAGACACAAGACGTGCCTTAATTATTACGCTTAATGCTTCCAGCAACTTGAGTCTACTTGCTTTTTGGTTAAGTATTGTTTTGTTGCCATTAAGAGTAATAGATCCATTTTGTTCTAGCTTGACCTTGATTAGAATTCTTTGCAGTGAAAGACATTTGGGCAAATGTATTTCTTTCCTAATTAAACCCCAATATTTATAGTGTATGATTTTAGGTCTTGGCTACCCcctcttcaatgatatatatgcatGTGACCTTCATGCACATCTATCCAGTCTATTGACTGAAGCATTGGATATAACAAGGCATTGCACTGGGTTAAAGTAGCTTGATTTTCtcttttaaatcattttatCACTTTCTAAACAATAGTTGACTCTGGTGACTCTTGAACAAGTTTACGTGAAAGGAAACATGTTCGcgcaaaataattattttcaattgccttgcttttgataatataataaaattctaaCTTGGACAATCTCGTAAAACGAAATGGTAATAGAACTCAACTGTAACATGTATGCTCTCTCATATGCAAAAAGAATCAGTCAACTACCTACTCCCCACTTGCATTTTCGCTGAAATTTGAGACCATTATAAACATTTTCAACCTTCCCCAACCTCACATGTTTCTTAAGGAGGTTTGGCACTCTTTGAGACACAAGTGCTACTTTGATCTACATAGTTTAGAAAATCTTcttattaaaatcattaaagatTATCAAGTGCTATAATTATCAAAATCCATCACATACTTCATACTTAGATTGTTGCAACTCCGGAGCTAAAAAAGCAAGACTAGAGGAATCAATTTTAACCTCATCCAAGTGATGGGGATTTGCTTTGATCAATTCAGACAAGTGCCATTGCACCTTTGGTTTTTAATCTCCTTTTCCTCCTTTTGTGTTCCTTTCCACATGTCACAGACTTTTGTGtttctcttttttatcttttttattttaattctcaaATCCTTGTCgtctttctttaataaattattgtttatctatttgaatatatatatatatatatatatatatagtgggtGAGAAAATCTCTTTTGCAATAGTAATTTGACAAGACGATGCACACAAACCACTCAACATAACTTCACTGAATATATGTTATAACATGcatattgttttattgattgagCTACCATCTAAGACAAAAGATTGgatataaatataatacttccatggttttaatatatatagaaatactAAAGATAAATAATACACTTGAAAACAACAGTTGAAGAATTCCAACTTATTAAATTGAATGGGTAGAatttttaattacttataaaatggatgattgaaaatttttagtGACATTAACTAtggattgaaatttttttatttgagaaaagtggataaaccactactttattgaaaaagaagagCAGCAAATCAAAAGTACAACCAACAgggaaaacaaagcaaagagttCTCACAAGCAGTGAAGAACTCATAAAAGGAAATACAAGTAGTCAAATAAGGCAGCTGGGAAAGCGAAGAAATCCGTCTGGAGTCACAGGATAGTCCGAGCTGCAAGAAGGAGTAGATTACTCTTGAATCAATGGAGTGTCAAGATTGCCGGTGTTATCTACGGTCCGTGCGCTCAGGAAGTCGAGCGAGCGCCTTATCTTCTCGGAGGCTTCATTGAGTGTTTGTTGGTGGGGTAAAGAAGCTGTAGAAAACCAAGCAAGCAACATATTAATGATTTTGAATAATACTTTAGGAAAAGGTAATGCAGTGTTTTGAAAGATGCGGTTGTTACGTTCCAGCCAAATATGCCAGATAATTGCTCTAGAAAGTAGGTCCCACAGCAATATAATGTTTGAATGTAATGAAGGTAACCATAAGGTCCAGATGCTTGAAACTGTGGAAGGTAGAGATTGTAGATCAAGAATGTTGGAAAAGTAGGACCAAAATCGGAAAGAATAGACACAATCTAAAAAGAGATGATCTACTGTTTCAGAATCTTTGTGACAAAGAGTGCAAGTATCTGTGGCGTTTGGGTTACATCCCTTCTTAAAGAGATTAGTGAGTGTGAGAATTTTATTATCCCAAACAAGCCAGCAGAAAAGAGTAATTTTACTTGGACAAtgaattttccaaaatttagaATACAGTGGACTGCACATTCctccatcaattaaaaaattatagaatgatTTAACAGAGAAAGTGTCATTCTTTTCCAATGTCCAAGTAATGGAATCATCCTGATCATGAGAACAGTCTGGAATTAAGTTTAAGATAGTAGACAAATCTTCTCGTATTGTGGAATGAAAAAAACTTTCAGCAGAGTTGCGAAGGTACGAGAATTGTCTAAGGGAAATCCATGGTTGGGAACAATCATTGAATAGTGTTGGCCAAAGATCCTTAAGTACTTGTCCCCCCGTCCATCTATCATGCCAAAGAAGAGTATCCTTGCCATTTCTAACAGTTTTGGAAATACATGATCTAAAAGAAAGTAGGGTAGTGTTGACACCGGCCCAGAAAAAAGATTTGTTTCTAGGAGGTGTATGAAACAAAGTTCCAGGTAAATTGATGGAGTAATTGGATCTAATGATTTTAGCCCAACACAAGTTAGGATTAGATataaacttccaccaccattttccaaggaGAGCTTTGTTGAATTCAACAAGATTGAGAATTCCCCAACTCCCATGGGACGAGGTCGACAGATCCGATTCCAAGCGACCAGTCTAGCTCCTTTAGAGTTTAAGTCTGGCCCTTTCCAAAGGAAGTCCCTATGAGTCTTATCAATTTCCTTAATTACCTAAGCAGGTAGTTTGAAGACTGTCATCCAGTAAACATGTATTGTGGATAAGACAGAATTAATAAGGGTTAGACGACCACCAAGGGAAAGGTAAGTAGCTTTCCAAGTGGGAAGTCTCGCTCGGACAGTCTGGATAAGTTTTGTCCAATCCTGGCGCCTGGGTCGCCTACCAGAAAGAGGTACTCCTAAATAGGTAATAGGGAGACAGTTTATTTTGCAGTTGATAATTGCTACATATGATAAATTTGGTTGAAAACCAAAGTTTGTTGAGTATAAGCagcttttggaaaaattaattgataaccCAGAAGAGCCTTCAAAAAGGTAAAGTATAAGTTTGATGATGTGAAGGTCTTCATGTCTACCAGCGGAGAAGATGATAAGATCGTCCGCATATTGAAGATGGCAGATTCGTTCGTCTTGAAAAAGCTGAACCCCAATTAAGATTTTAGAACTGAGGGCGTGGTGGAACATGGCACTAAGAGCGTCAGCAGCTAAGGCGAAAAGAAGGGGAGAGAGCGGGTCTCCTTGTCTGAGCCTTTTTTTGCAGCGAATGTAACCTTGGGTGGTGCCATTGATTAGGATCTGGGCCTTGGCAGTCTTTAGGATGGTATGAATCCACGATAACCATCTGTTACCAAAGCCTCTAGCAGCAAGGATTTCAAGAAGGAAGTCCCAGTCTAAAGAGTCAAAAGCTTTAGCGAAGTCTACTTTGAAAGCGTAACCAAgagatttctttttttggaaatgaAAAATTAGTTCTTGGGCCGCAATGATGTTATCAGCGATACATCTGCCTTTGATGAATCCAGATTGAGATTCATCGACTAAGTCGTTGATCACCAAACTTAGTCTAGTAGCAAGAATCTTGGAGATAATTTTGCAAGTGAAATTGATTAGGCTAATAGGTCGAAAGTTAGAAACATCAGTCGGGGCCTTCTTTTTTGCAATAAGAGCTATATGAACCCAATTAATCTTTTCAAGGTTAATTGAGCCATCATAGAAGTCTTGGCAAAGATTGACAACCGAATCTTGGAGTATGGtccaatgtttttgaaagaagaaaattggGAAACCATCTGGGCCTGGGGCTTTGTCGGCATTCAGATCAAAAACATCATTTTTGATCTCATCCAAGGTAAACGGCCGATCAAGGGAAGAAAGTTCAACATGCGTCTTGTAGTTGAAAAGGCTTTGCCAATCAAGGAGGAATCTTTGATTGGAAGGTGTTCC
This genomic window from Dioscorea cayenensis subsp. rotundata cultivar TDr96_F1 chromosome 20, TDr96_F1_v2_PseudoChromosome.rev07_lg8_w22 25.fasta, whole genome shotgun sequence contains:
- the LOC120251751 gene encoding sphinganine C4-monooxygenase 2-like, with product MDEFFSSDEFMVMIVPLIVYWVYSGLYEMLGSLDNYRLHSRRDEDTKNLVSKLDVFKGVLFQQSLQAATTFLIFKLTHDPNQSKTTSTSTTSSFPTLARQIFVAMFVLDAWQYMVHRCMHSNKFLYRNFHSWHHRVVAPYAFAAQYNHPLDGFLTEALSGAMAFFISGMSARTSIFFFSFTTIKGIDDHCGLVLPWNPFQLLFSNNTAYHDVHHQLSGSKCNFSQPFFVVWDKVFGTYAPYSIKKREGGGYEARALKSCDN